From Limnothrix sp. FACHB-406, the proteins below share one genomic window:
- a CDS encoding biopolymer transporter ExbD: MRSRNRQTHHKPPEVNLVPMLDVLMTVLTFFIILSMVLGSQNSLEVNLPASGEDAPAEPDQGPPPPPLLIKLDRQGQTVVLDRAIPKDQLKADIQNYLKNPKGVVLIQPDRNLPYEKVLQLVSELRAAGPDRVTLAIGEEWATPAENAPESEAASNAEAAAPAEDATNEATNDANNNEAAEAETAPAASTPGRVLSDVPDVTND; the protein is encoded by the coding sequence ATGCGATCGCGCAATCGACAGACTCACCACAAGCCCCCGGAAGTCAACCTTGTGCCGATGCTGGACGTGTTGATGACGGTGCTCACCTTTTTCATCATTTTGTCCATGGTGTTGGGCAGCCAAAACAGCCTGGAAGTGAACCTGCCCGCCAGCGGTGAGGATGCGCCTGCGGAACCCGACCAGGGGCCGCCGCCACCGCCCTTGTTGATTAAGCTGGATCGCCAGGGACAAACGGTGGTGCTCGATCGCGCCATTCCCAAGGATCAACTCAAGGCGGATATTCAGAACTACCTCAAGAATCCCAAGGGTGTGGTGTTAATTCAGCCCGATCGCAACTTGCCCTACGAAAAGGTGTTGCAGTTGGTCAGTGAGCTGCGGGCCGCCGGCCCCGATCGGGTCACCCTGGCGATCGGGGAAGAATGGGCAACGCCTGCGGAGAATGCCCCGGAAAGCGAAGCCGCATCGAATGCGGAAGCGGCCGCCCCGGCGGAAGATGCCACCAACGAAGCCACCAACGATGCCAACAACAACGAAGCCGCCGAGGCAGAAACAGCCCCAGCGGCTTCGACTCCCGGCCGAGTGCTCTCGGATGTGCCGGACGTAACGAACGATTAG
- a CDS encoding biopolymer transporter ExbD: MRPKTRSANQLPDVNLVPMMDVLMTVLTFFILVSMTLTGAQMPNVQLPKAKTSAAATVPKDPLLVGLDQKKQILLNDKPVTPAELDQAVADYFAKQPDGMVVLKADRTLPFRSIEEVLTRLKAVGGDRVGLSFEQG, encoded by the coding sequence ATGCGACCCAAGACCCGATCGGCCAATCAGCTCCCAGATGTCAACCTCGTGCCGATGATGGACGTGTTGATGACGGTGCTCACGTTCTTTATTTTGGTGTCGATGACCCTGACCGGGGCGCAGATGCCCAACGTGCAGTTGCCCAAGGCCAAAACCTCAGCGGCGGCGACAGTTCCCAAGGATCCGCTGCTGGTGGGGCTAGACCAAAAAAAGCAGATTTTGCTGAATGACAAACCGGTGACCCCGGCGGAACTGGACCAAGCCGTGGCGGACTATTTTGCCAAACAGCCGGATGGGATGGTGGTGTTGAAGGCCGATCGCACCTTGCCGTTTCGATCGATTGAAGAAGTCTTGACGCGCCTGAAAGCTGTGGGGGGCGATCGGGTCGGTCTTTCCTTCGAGCAGGGTTAA
- a CDS encoding FHA domain-containing protein — MNPRAVDPRTPDRPPIDADEHREQAYELFLKLYNNHRDFFDELLDADQQQVGEHLRSSRYVQGMVRGQQAYLISNLINGKSQSLLQYQMIWMMGRDPQAALPIPDQRLSRRHAVIQYIPRRGFYLVDLGSTNGSFINGRLVRGRHRLRDGDRLRLGGFSFDFFICYSSQTVNSAPADLIAQLQAMPIPEETDSSLRYKDALSVPLAEKLAAEETMLASGEGAGENNAPVDGEDDLGPPLPDPEGFAF; from the coding sequence ATGAACCCCCGCGCTGTCGATCCTCGCACTCCCGATCGCCCCCCGATCGATGCTGACGAGCATCGAGAGCAAGCCTATGAGCTGTTTCTAAAGCTTTACAACAACCATCGCGACTTCTTTGATGAGCTGCTGGATGCGGATCAGCAACAGGTGGGTGAACACCTCCGCAGCAGCCGTTATGTCCAGGGCATGGTGCGCGGTCAGCAGGCCTATCTGATTTCCAACCTGATTAATGGCAAAAGCCAATCCCTGCTGCAATACCAAATGATTTGGATGATGGGGCGCGATCCCCAAGCAGCATTGCCGATTCCCGATCAGCGTCTTTCCCGTCGTCACGCAGTAATTCAATACATTCCGCGCCGGGGTTTTTATTTGGTGGATTTGGGCAGCACCAACGGCTCGTTCATTAACGGTCGGCTGGTGCGGGGTCGCCACCGGTTGCGGGATGGCGATCGACTGCGGTTGGGGGGCTTTTCGTTTGATTTCTTTATCTGCTACAGCTCCCAAACGGTGAATTCGGCCCCGGCCGATTTGATTGCCCAACTCCAAGCCATGCCGATTCCCGAGGAAACGGATTCCAGCTTGCGCTACAAGGATGCGTTATCCGTGCCGCTGGCGGAGAAGTTGGCGGCGGAGGAAACGATGCTGGCCAGCGGCGAAGGGGCCGGCGAGAATAATGCCCCGGTGGATGGTGAGGATGATTTGGGGCCGCCGCTGCCGGATCCCGAGGGATTTGCGTTTTAG
- a CDS encoding NAD(P)/FAD-dependent oxidoreductase has product MLLSTLRSITAHSQLWMNPVMDQAAATHSQPDRAIVLGGSLAGLLAARVLADRFQTVLVLERDPLPTPWERPETPDETWCNRRPGTPQADHVHVLLARGQQILESLFPGFANDLATSGAVEVNWTADCAMMGLGSWNPRVSSDLVTRTSSRSLLENLVRRRLQAIPNVIFMSGVAVQGLVVAGDRVTGVRLEGNSAQNLVSTLATETLLGAQLVVDAMGRNSQMPRWLQQLGYGSVPEVTIDAKLGYASRWYQMPADYLAQVAQDPENTWKSILLWAKPPHQPRAGVLYPVEGNRWVVTVSGTNGDYPPADEEGFLAFVRSLRDPAIARAIASAQPISDIKLYRGTANRWRHYEQLATFPIGLALLGDAVCTFNPIYGQGMTGAALGAVTLGDCLDRAQSELGLDWGQFTHLFRQELARVIQLPWLMATGEDLRWPATEGPRPDRPTRWMQAYLERVLHLTDAHKDIHETVWKIQHMILSPQALFHPSIMMRVGGAWLYQRLLANWFPAWGPENLNLTPSFLGARR; this is encoded by the coding sequence ATGCTGTTGTCTACTCTTCGATCGATTACAGCCCATAGCCAATTGTGGATGAATCCGGTGATGGATCAGGCGGCGGCCACCCACTCGCAGCCCGATCGCGCCATTGTCCTCGGAGGAAGTTTGGCGGGTCTGTTGGCCGCCCGAGTTTTGGCCGATCGCTTCCAAACCGTCTTGGTTTTGGAACGGGATCCCCTGCCCACCCCCTGGGAACGACCCGAAACCCCGGACGAAACCTGGTGCAATCGCCGCCCTGGCACGCCCCAGGCTGACCATGTGCATGTGCTGTTGGCGCGGGGACAGCAGATTTTGGAATCGCTCTTTCCTGGATTCGCCAATGATTTGGCCACATCCGGAGCAGTGGAAGTGAACTGGACAGCCGACTGCGCCATGATGGGCCTCGGCAGTTGGAATCCACGGGTTTCATCGGATTTGGTGACCCGCACCAGCAGCCGATCGCTCTTGGAAAACTTGGTGCGGCGACGGTTACAGGCCATTCCCAACGTGATTTTTATGTCGGGGGTTGCGGTTCAAGGGCTAGTGGTGGCGGGCGATCGGGTGACGGGAGTGCGCCTAGAAGGGAACTCTGCCCAAAACCTGGTGAGCACCTTGGCCACGGAAACCCTCTTGGGGGCCCAATTGGTGGTGGATGCCATGGGACGCAATTCCCAAATGCCCCGCTGGCTGCAACAGTTGGGCTATGGCTCCGTTCCGGAAGTGACGATCGATGCCAAGTTGGGTTACGCCAGCCGTTGGTATCAAATGCCCGCCGACTATTTGGCCCAGGTGGCCCAGGATCCGGAAAACACCTGGAAATCGATTTTGCTGTGGGCCAAGCCGCCCCACCAACCCCGCGCCGGGGTGCTCTATCCGGTGGAGGGTAACCGCTGGGTGGTGACGGTTTCGGGAACCAATGGCGACTATCCCCCGGCCGATGAGGAAGGGTTTCTGGCCTTTGTTCGCAGCTTGCGGGATCCGGCCATTGCGCGGGCGATCGCCTCGGCGCAACCGATTTCAGACATCAAGCTCTATCGGGGCACGGCTAACCGCTGGCGACATTACGAACAGTTGGCCACGTTCCCGATCGGGCTGGCCCTGTTGGGGGATGCGGTTTGCACCTTCAACCCAATTTATGGCCAGGGCATGACCGGGGCCGCACTCGGCGCGGTGACCTTGGGTGATTGTCTCGATCGGGCCCAATCGGAACTGGGCTTAGATTGGGGACAATTTACCCACCTGTTCCGGCAAGAGTTGGCCCGCGTGATTCAGTTGCCTTGGTTGATGGCCACGGGGGAAGACCTGCGTTGGCCCGCCACCGAAGGGCCGCGACCCGATCGCCCTACGCGCTGGATGCAAGCTTATCTGGAGCGAGTTTTGCATCTCACCGATGCCCACAAGGACATCCATGAAACTGTCTGGAAAATCCAGCACATGATCCTCTCTCCCCAAGCTCTATTTCATCCCTCGATCATGATGCGGGTGGGGGGCGCTTGGCTCTATCAACGGCTGCTGGCCAATTGGTTTCCCGCCTGGGGGCCCGAAAACCTGAACCTCACGCCCTCGTTCTTGGGGGCCCGACGTTAG
- a CDS encoding PstS family phosphate ABC transporter substrate-binding protein, with amino-acid sequence MISTKLRRRSAILAGAVAALAFVTNWGTQAAQSQNNTIAIDGSSTVFPITEAVAEEFQASKRGAVRVTVGISGTGGGFKKFCNGELDISNASRPIKESEQQACAAKGIEYVELPVAYDALTVVVNPRNTWAASMTTAELKAMWEGAAEGKITKWSQVRPGWPDVKFTLFGPGADSGTFDYFNEVILGKDNKSRTDYTPSEDDNVLVQGVSRDQNALGYFGFAYYDLNKSRVKAVAIDSGKGAVMPAVATVNDGTYKPLSRPIYIYVKKSALDRAEVREFSEFYLKNATRLVREVDYVPLPDADYQAATQRLSQREVGRKPLRAGL; translated from the coding sequence ATGATCTCTACGAAGTTGCGTCGTCGGAGCGCGATTTTGGCCGGAGCAGTGGCAGCGCTGGCATTTGTTACGAACTGGGGTACCCAAGCCGCTCAGTCCCAGAACAACACGATCGCCATTGATGGGTCGAGCACGGTGTTCCCCATTACGGAAGCGGTGGCTGAAGAGTTCCAAGCTTCCAAGCGGGGCGCGGTGCGGGTGACGGTTGGAATCTCGGGAACCGGCGGTGGTTTCAAGAAGTTCTGCAACGGTGAATTGGATATCAGCAACGCATCGCGGCCGATTAAGGAAAGCGAGCAACAGGCTTGCGCCGCCAAGGGAATTGAGTACGTGGAACTGCCAGTTGCCTACGATGCGCTGACGGTGGTGGTGAACCCCCGCAACACTTGGGCCGCTAGCATGACCACCGCAGAATTGAAGGCGATGTGGGAAGGGGCTGCGGAAGGAAAAATTACGAAGTGGAGCCAAGTTCGTCCCGGCTGGCCGGATGTGAAGTTCACGCTGTTTGGCCCCGGTGCAGATTCGGGCACGTTTGACTACTTCAATGAAGTGATTTTGGGCAAGGACAACAAGAGCCGCACGGACTACACGCCCAGCGAAGATGACAACGTTTTGGTGCAGGGCGTTTCGCGCGATCAAAACGCCTTGGGCTATTTCGGCTTCGCCTACTATGACCTGAACAAGAGCCGCGTGAAGGCGGTGGCCATTGACTCGGGCAAGGGTGCTGTGATGCCGGCCGTAGCAACGGTGAATGACGGAACCTATAAGCCGCTGTCGCGCCCCATCTACATCTACGTGAAGAAGTCGGCGCTCGATCGCGCGGAGGTGCGCGAGTTTTCGGAGTTTTACCTGAAGAATGCGACTCGTCTGGTGCGGGAAGTGGACTACGTGCCGCTGCCGGATGCGGACTACCAAGCGGCAACCCAACGCTTGAGCCAACGGGAAGTGGGCCGCAAGCCGTTGCGGGCGGGCCTGTAG
- the pstA gene encoding phosphate ABC transporter permease PstA, whose translation MLAAKFSDLITPQLGHQLHQRKLLNLGFMVMGLVAIMVALFTLAALIIHMAMSGWPRLSTWEFFTAFASRRPERAGILAAWVGSLLVISVTAIVAVPIGVAAGIYLEEYARKNWLSELIEINVTNLAGVPSIIYGLLALGVFVYEFKFGRSVLTAGCTLALLILPIVIVTTRESLRSIPQMVREAAYAVGATQWQVIWHHVLPYSIGGILTGTIIGLSRAIGETSSLITIGALTFIAFLPESPFQGKPPFVSWEWLNSPFTVMPIQMFNWVSRPNPEFQVNAAAAGTVLMTMTLLMNGLAIYLRYRLRQGIKW comes from the coding sequence ATGTTAGCTGCCAAATTTTCAGACCTCATTACACCCCAATTGGGTCACCAACTCCATCAACGCAAGCTGCTGAATCTGGGCTTTATGGTGATGGGTTTGGTGGCAATTATGGTGGCATTGTTCACCCTGGCAGCCTTGATTATTCATATGGCCATGAGTGGCTGGCCAAGGCTCAGTACCTGGGAATTTTTCACGGCTTTTGCCAGCCGCCGCCCAGAACGCGCCGGTATTTTAGCCGCTTGGGTTGGCAGTTTGTTAGTGATTTCGGTGACTGCCATTGTGGCAGTGCCGATCGGGGTAGCAGCGGGTATTTATTTGGAAGAATATGCTCGCAAAAATTGGCTGTCAGAATTGATTGAGATAAACGTCACCAACTTGGCTGGAGTTCCTTCCATTATTTATGGACTCTTGGCCTTGGGTGTGTTTGTCTATGAATTCAAGTTTGGGCGTAGTGTTTTAACGGCTGGTTGCACGCTGGCGCTGTTGATTTTGCCGATCGTAATTGTGACCACGCGAGAGTCCTTGCGATCGATTCCGCAAATGGTTCGCGAGGCAGCCTATGCGGTGGGAGCCACCCAATGGCAAGTGATTTGGCACCATGTTTTGCCCTACTCGATCGGGGGCATTTTGACGGGAACGATCATTGGTTTGTCGCGGGCGATTGGTGAAACCTCTAGCTTGATCACAATTGGTGCTTTAACCTTCATTGCCTTTTTGCCCGAGTCTCCTTTTCAAGGCAAGCCACCTTTTGTGTCCTGGGAATGGTTGAATTCTCCCTTCACCGTGATGCCAATTCAAATGTTCAATTGGGTTTCTCGGCCCAATCCTGAATTTCAGGTTAACGCGGCAGCAGCAGGCACAGTGTTAATGACCATGACTTTGCTGATGAATGGCCTTGCAATTTATCTCCGCTATCGTCTGCGTCAAGGAATCAAATGGTAA
- a CDS encoding anti-sigma factor translates to MTSPILPPHSDGSNPVPEPAPTAEPLANADAADRALEPIEPIEPIEMDWLLAGYVLNDLDADEAAALAQRWDEAAIQQTLQELQTSWDLVNLPAPVQPAAALRSRILAEADPAARSLDSAPPEPLALSAASDSALPSPPFTRSTRSTWWAEVQQLPRWAQRAGWAAAAIIAALTASNWWLWRSLQTQQAQAPGRPIVVVLRTANQESPAGRTNAAVAIEVDPSRMVGRLRVDQLPPLAPGKVYVLWTVVDPQAPFTTDHKNAILTHVFSVNQPSDRVQNLVLPKAFLDLEYVKALAISVEDAKAPQRHQSPPILIERL, encoded by the coding sequence ATGACTTCTCCCATCCTTCCCCCCCATTCCGACGGCTCCAACCCCGTGCCCGAGCCAGCCCCCACCGCTGAACCGTTGGCCAATGCTGACGCAGCCGATCGCGCCCTGGAGCCGATCGAGCCGATCGAGCCGATCGAGATGGATTGGTTGTTGGCGGGCTATGTGTTGAATGATTTGGATGCGGATGAGGCGGCCGCCCTGGCCCAACGGTGGGATGAGGCGGCGATTCAACAAACCTTGCAAGAACTGCAAACCAGTTGGGACTTGGTGAACTTGCCTGCGCCCGTGCAGCCTGCTGCTGCCTTGCGATCGCGCATTTTGGCGGAAGCTGACCCAGCGGCTCGATCGCTGGACTCTGCACCACCGGAGCCATTGGCATTGTCCGCCGCGTCGGATTCGGCTTTACCATCGCCTCCCTTCACCCGATCGACCCGATCGACCTGGTGGGCAGAAGTTCAGCAATTGCCTCGTTGGGCCCAGCGGGCCGGTTGGGCGGCGGCGGCGATCATTGCGGCCTTGACGGCGAGTAATTGGTGGTTGTGGCGATCGTTGCAAACCCAACAGGCCCAAGCGCCCGGCCGCCCGATCGTCGTGGTGTTGCGCACCGCCAATCAGGAATCGCCTGCTGGCCGAACCAACGCAGCGGTGGCGATCGAGGTTGATCCGTCCCGGATGGTCGGTCGTTTGCGAGTGGATCAATTGCCGCCCCTCGCGCCGGGCAAGGTCTATGTGCTCTGGACGGTGGTGGATCCCCAGGCTCCATTCACAACGGATCATAAAAATGCCATCTTGACCCATGTGTTTTCGGTGAATCAACCAAGCGATCGGGTTCAAAATTTAGTGTTGCCGAAGGCTTTTTTAGATCTTGAATATGTCAAGGCGTTGGCCATTTCGGTTGAAGATGCCAAAGCGCCCCAACGCCACCAGTCACCGCCCATTTTGATTGAACGTCTTTAA
- a CDS encoding Ppx/GppA phosphatase family protein — MQTLSPSPAPLAFRSSRPVVAAIDIGTNSIHMAIVQVDPSLPAFDIISREKSTVRLGERDPKTGDLTEAAMDRAIAALQRCYDLALSLQVDEVIAVATSAVREAPNGRDFLRRVARDVGMKVNAIAGPEEARRIYLGVLSAMELDGKPHAIIDIGGGSTELILGDGREPLYLSSTKVGAVRLTTEFVRTDPITDMDYEALRAYARGMLERAVEELHGELVKHPLADQLTLVGTSGTAECLAAIHAADSTGYVPSPLQGCELPLAALREWVDRLRRMDIEERSTLPEMSDRRAEIILAGAVVLQEAMDLLGVDRLVVCERSLREGVIVDWMLQHQLIDDRLRFQSSVRERSVLALAKKYQVNLPSAEHVAAMALTLFDQTQGLLHNWDDNSRELLWAAAVLHQCGHHVGHDAHHKHAYYLIRHGQLLGYTETEIEVIANLARYHRKSAPKKRHEGYQALAGKRYRQMVDELSAILRLAAALDRRQIQAVRRVQCQFRPPSREFRLLLEPADRHDDCAIERWSLDCECPIFETQFSVDLVTIMEPSGC, encoded by the coding sequence ATGCAAACCCTGTCTCCTTCGCCTGCCCCGCTCGCTTTTCGATCGAGCCGTCCCGTTGTGGCCGCCATCGACATCGGCACAAACTCCATTCACATGGCCATTGTGCAGGTGGATCCCAGTTTGCCCGCCTTCGACATCATTTCCCGCGAGAAAAGTACGGTGCGGTTGGGTGAGCGCGATCCCAAAACCGGTGATTTGACAGAGGCAGCCATGGATCGGGCGATCGCTGCCCTGCAACGGTGCTATGACCTGGCCCTGAGCCTGCAAGTGGATGAAGTGATTGCCGTGGCCACCAGTGCCGTGCGGGAAGCTCCCAACGGCCGAGACTTTTTGCGACGGGTGGCGCGGGATGTGGGCATGAAGGTGAATGCGATCGCCGGGCCCGAAGAAGCCCGCCGCATTTATCTAGGGGTGTTGTCGGCCATGGAGTTAGATGGCAAGCCCCACGCCATCATCGACATTGGCGGTGGCTCCACGGAGTTGATTTTGGGGGATGGGCGTGAACCCCTTTACCTGAGCAGCACCAAGGTGGGGGCCGTGCGGCTCACCACGGAATTTGTCCGCACCGACCCGATCACGGACATGGACTATGAGGCGCTGCGGGCCTATGCCCGGGGCATGTTGGAGCGGGCGGTGGAAGAATTGCATGGGGAACTGGTCAAACATCCCCTCGCAGATCAACTGACCCTGGTGGGCACGTCGGGCACGGCAGAATGCTTGGCGGCCATCCATGCGGCGGACAGCACGGGCTATGTTCCCTCCCCGTTGCAGGGCTGTGAGTTGCCGTTGGCGGCCTTGCGAGAATGGGTCGATCGACTGCGCCGCATGGACATTGAGGAGCGATCGACCCTGCCGGAAATGAGCGATCGGCGGGCGGAAATTATCCTGGCCGGAGCCGTGGTGTTGCAAGAGGCTATGGATCTGTTGGGAGTCGATCGACTGGTGGTGTGCGAGCGATCGCTCCGGGAAGGCGTAATCGTTGACTGGATGTTGCAGCACCAACTGATTGACGATCGCCTGCGGTTCCAAAGCTCCGTGCGCGAACGCAGCGTTCTGGCGTTGGCCAAAAAATATCAGGTGAACCTGCCTTCCGCCGAGCATGTGGCCGCCATGGCCCTCACCCTGTTTGACCAAACCCAAGGGCTATTGCACAACTGGGATGACAATAGCCGCGAGTTGCTGTGGGCCGCCGCCGTCCTGCACCAATGCGGCCATCACGTGGGCCATGATGCCCACCACAAGCACGCCTATTACCTGATCCGCCACGGGCAACTGCTGGGCTACACGGAAACGGAAATTGAAGTGATTGCCAACCTGGCCCGCTACCACCGCAAGAGCGCTCCCAAAAAACGACACGAGGGCTATCAGGCCCTGGCTGGCAAGCGCTATCGGCAAATGGTGGACGAGCTGAGCGCCATTTTGCGCCTGGCCGCAGCCCTCGATCGCCGTCAAATTCAAGCGGTGCGCCGGGTGCAATGCCAGTTTCGGCCCCCCAGTCGCGAATTTCGATTGTTGTTGGAACCGGCCGATCGCCACGATGACTGCGCGATCGAGCGGTGGAGTCTGGACTGTGAATGTCCCATTTTCGAGACCCAATTCAGCGTGGATCTGGTGACGATCATGGAACCCAGCGGTTGCTAG
- a CDS encoding MotA/TolQ/ExbB proton channel family protein, with translation MSQVFDLLVKGGPVMWPLLGMSIATVAVTLERAVFWVRLMAQEDRIVHDVLAAAKYSLEDAAITAREAQTLPIGRFLLAPLMLKQATPETFNLALETAAEREFVKMRRGDKLLETIVAVAPLLGLLGTVTGLIATFNNLNIGGGGDTKAATAAAAGIGEALLTTAFGMIVAIMALVVFRVLVVLQSQQIDYFTEVGSRLELIYRQVWYEPLFPTPDLPSGGGRSPGGERPTHGFDPLPYADRPPSLVD, from the coding sequence ATGTCTCAGGTTTTTGATTTGCTGGTGAAAGGGGGGCCGGTCATGTGGCCCCTGCTGGGAATGTCGATCGCGACGGTGGCCGTGACCCTGGAGCGGGCAGTGTTTTGGGTGCGGTTAATGGCCCAGGAAGATCGCATTGTCCATGATGTATTGGCGGCGGCAAAGTATAGCCTGGAGGATGCAGCGATCACGGCTCGCGAGGCCCAAACCCTCCCGATCGGGCGATTTTTGTTGGCTCCCTTGATGTTGAAACAAGCCACCCCGGAAACGTTTAATTTGGCGCTGGAAACGGCCGCCGAACGGGAGTTCGTGAAAATGCGACGGGGCGATAAATTGCTGGAGACGATCGTGGCCGTTGCCCCCCTGCTGGGACTGCTGGGAACGGTGACGGGGCTAATTGCCACCTTCAATAACTTGAACATTGGTGGCGGCGGCGACACCAAGGCCGCCACGGCCGCCGCAGCGGGGATCGGTGAAGCCCTGTTGACCACGGCCTTTGGCATGATTGTGGCGATTATGGCTTTGGTGGTGTTTCGGGTGTTGGTGGTGCTGCAATCTCAGCAAATTGACTACTTCACCGAGGTGGGCAGTCGCTTGGAGCTGATCTATCGCCAGGTTTGGTATGAACCCCTGTTCCCCACGCCAGACTTGCCCAGCGGTGGCGGTCGATCGCCCGGTGGGGAACGGCCAACCCATGGGTTTGACCCCTTGCCCTATGCCGATCGCCCGCCGTCGTTGGTGGATTAG
- the pstC gene encoding phosphate ABC transporter permease subunit PstC has protein sequence MALRDSTPLNPWRRSRDRQRWTERAIELLLLLAALSSIATLLGILYVLVGESLQFFQQVSLWEFITETRWTPLFGDPKYGIWPLLSGTLTTTFVALLIAIPFGTAIAIYSSEFAPATVREILKPLLELLAGVPSVVYGYFALLVVTPLLQQVLPWLPGFNMISAGAVMGLAIIPLVSSISEDAMQAVPNTLREGSYAMGATKLQTALKVVFPSAISGIMSAYILGTSRALGETMIVTIAAGLQPTLTFNPFEQAATITAYIVQVSMGDLPHGTLQYQTIFAAGLTLVLLTLVLNIIGHLLTKRYRERY, from the coding sequence ATGGCTTTGCGAGATTCAACTCCCCTCAACCCTTGGCGGCGATCGCGCGATCGACAGCGCTGGACTGAACGGGCGATCGAACTGTTGCTGTTGCTGGCGGCCCTCTCTTCGATCGCCACCCTGCTCGGCATTCTTTACGTTTTGGTGGGTGAATCCCTACAGTTTTTTCAGCAAGTTTCCCTTTGGGAATTCATTACCGAAACCCGCTGGACACCGCTGTTTGGCGATCCTAAATATGGCATTTGGCCGCTGCTGTCTGGAACCTTAACGACCACCTTTGTGGCTTTGCTCATTGCCATTCCCTTCGGCACTGCGATCGCCATTTATTCCAGTGAATTTGCACCCGCCACGGTGCGCGAAATTCTAAAACCACTGCTGGAATTATTAGCCGGTGTGCCCAGCGTTGTTTATGGCTACTTTGCCCTGTTGGTAGTCACGCCCCTATTGCAACAGGTGCTTCCTTGGCTCCCTGGTTTCAATATGATCAGCGCGGGCGCAGTCATGGGATTAGCCATTATTCCGCTGGTGAGTTCCATCAGTGAAGATGCCATGCAAGCCGTGCCCAATACCCTGCGCGAGGGATCCTATGCCATGGGGGCAACCAAGCTACAAACGGCGTTGAAAGTGGTGTTTCCGTCAGCTATTTCCGGGATTATGTCCGCCTATATTTTGGGCACATCCCGCGCCTTGGGGGAAACGATGATCGTGACGATCGCGGCGGGGTTGCAACCCACCCTCACCTTCAATCCCTTTGAGCAAGCTGCCACCATCACCGCCTACATTGTGCAGGTCAGTATGGGCGATTTGCCCCACGGCACTTTGCAATATCAAACCATTTTTGCCGCAGGATTAACGCTGGTTCTTTTAACCCTTGTCCTGAACATTATTGGTCACTTACTGACAAAACGTTATCGCGAGCGTTACTGA
- the pstB gene encoding phosphate ABC transporter ATP-binding protein PstB: protein MQRLDSQFPIKAEVRSLDFYYGQSQVLKDINLAIPDRQITALMGPSGCGKTTLLRCFNRMHDLYPNNRYRGEILLDQRHNILSPTIDPIEVRMRIGMVFQKPNPFPKSVYENVAYGLRVQGRTQRSDLDEKVEAALKSAALWHEVKDRLKEPAFNLSGGQQQRLCIARALVTNPDLVLFDEPTSALDPMSTAHIEELMRQLKAQVTILIVTHSLQQAARFSDYAAFMYLGKLVEFQKTTKLFAEPQDPLTQSYLSGSVG, encoded by the coding sequence ATGCAGCGACTTGATAGCCAATTTCCCATTAAAGCCGAAGTGCGATCGCTTGATTTCTACTACGGCCAGTCCCAGGTGCTGAAAGATATCAACCTTGCGATTCCCGATCGGCAAATTACAGCCCTCATGGGGCCTTCGGGGTGCGGCAAAACAACCTTGCTGCGGTGTTTTAACCGAATGCATGATCTATATCCTAACAATCGCTATCGGGGCGAAATTCTCTTAGATCAACGACACAATATTCTCAGTCCCACCATTGACCCGATCGAGGTGCGGATGCGAATTGGGATGGTTTTTCAGAAACCGAACCCTTTTCCAAAATCGGTTTATGAAAATGTAGCCTACGGTTTACGGGTTCAGGGTCGAACTCAGCGATCGGACTTGGATGAAAAGGTGGAAGCGGCCCTCAAATCAGCCGCCCTTTGGCATGAGGTAAAAGATCGCCTAAAAGAGCCGGCTTTTAATCTTTCCGGTGGTCAACAACAGCGGCTTTGCATTGCTCGTGCCCTCGTAACCAACCCCGATTTAGTGTTATTTGACGAGCCAACCTCTGCGTTGGATCCAATGTCAACGGCGCATATTGAAGAATTAATGCGGCAACTGAAAGCCCAAGTCACGATCTTGATTGTGACCCACAGCTTGCAGCAGGCAGCACGGTTTTCAGACTATGCCGCTTTTATGTATTTGGGAAAACTTGTGGAATTTCAAAAAACGACAAAGCTGTTTGCTGAACCACAAGATCCACTGACCCAATCCTATTTATCGGGCAGTGTTGGCTAA